tgttaaagtcaataattatagtaaattatatattatatgttttatttaataacataataactaatataatataaaaatattgatttaaataaaatagaattaaaacatattaaattatttaataaaatgtataattatatatgtgtatataaatgatattatttttaagaattaattaaaaccTTTTAGTAAAGTTAAATCTACCTTAATTCTAACACATTTGAGAAGATATTTTACGAAGtgaaaacttttttttgttcCCTAGTCAAGAggatttccttaaaaaaaatatttttttaaaaataaactaagacTGATCAATAGATTGTACATCAATAGATTGTATGTCAagttaactttaaatataacataTCTAAAGTGAGAAAATAATGATGTCtgatatataaaatgttattaaataaaaaaaaaatgtgatattcaaatttaatttatacaccACATAAAATATTATGGGAAGAAATAAGTGGAATTctgtttagtttttatatattatcataattatttataaattattttttgagtaAAGTATGTTTTCATATGAAATATTATGTGTGCGtgataaaatatgtaataaacaTGTGCGATAAAAATAATGtgatgtaaaaattatattgatgaatttatgttttaattaatcttgtttatGGTTTGTTTTTGTTATCAAAATTCTATTTGATATAAGAATAGATAGGACTACACTTTTATAGTCGTCTTACACCAATTTAGGGGTGAAAGTTGTCTTGAAAAATTGCAAATAATTATAAGCAGGTATattagtttgttttgttttatggatattattatataatactattaaaattatttaaaaaaatactaaaagttaaaacacttaatcacatattttattccatttcgtttataattttgtatatttgtatCTTAATATTAACTTCTTTTcacattttatcaaattttgaaaaatcttattaaaGCAAGGGGGATCACCATCAgcttaaaactaaataaaacctAATTACTTGAACTATCTATTTTAATAACctgtaaaattaatttgaaacaatactctaaattcaataaaataaaatgaaaattaaacttttgaggtattaaaaaaaaatggaaaaacatcTACATGTAAATTTGATGATAATGAGTTTATGTTTGGCAGTAAATATGCATTTTGATTTTCCCACAAACAGAGAGAAAGGGAATAGATAATGAattgaaggaaaagaaatgtGGTAACTCCAAAGCGAAGCAAGGTACTTACCGGGGTCTCTCTCCATTGTCATGATGGTCATATATGGGGGTGTTTGGAGAAGTTGAAGCATGAACACCACCGGTGATGATGGATTTGGGCCACATCGTTTTCGCGGTAATAGGCTTCTCCGCCTCCTTCTTGTTTTGCGTCCCAAACATCAAGAGATGGCAGCGGAAACACCTGGCTGCCGAGAAACTAAAAATGGTTAGCGAGGCGTTGGAAGCGGNGGAGGAAAGAGCTGTGAGATTCCNAGAACGACACGACAGAATTTTGAGCCAAATATGCAGCACCTACTTGACCAATGCAGAGCTTGTTGAAGCAATAGCGGCTGCTCGAGCCACCATGAACCAGGCATTGGACTTTGCCCTTCAATTGAGGAAAATTCAGTTTAGAATCATCACTTCTTTCCCCGATGCAATCGACCTGCTGTTAGACATGGATGCGTCAAAACAATCTCCCACAAATTCATTCAGATAGGGTTTAGGTTACTCAACAcctgctttaatttttttctatatcttaCCATACTTCTATGTATTTATCTAGTCTGTTTTAGTATGTTCTATATATTtcagttcattttttttaattacaacaaCTAAAAGAGTGGTAAACCCATTATAAAGAATGAATTATGTCAAATTCATTAAATACTGTTACAGATGATTAATGATCTATAATAACATCTTTCGAATTTTATAAATTCTCTTGTCTATAATACTTAaggattaaaatttattcaccATTTTTTCATGATTACTctaattaaaaactttattttcattttaagaatgtattttttttaacctttttaaaagtgattactcttaaaatatatttttaaacctttttaagaAAGATTAATCATAAAAACGCATTTcttaaaaaaggttaaaaaatacattttaagaaTTGGTTtggaaaataaacaataattacttttaaaatagaCGTCCTAGGTATAAGCACTAAATAGaaacattttccaaaaataaattacaacgttattaattaaaactaaataattttactatattaatattcgttattttatatacaatgtttaattaaaatttaagtttatacaTTTAGgcatttttaatcaaatttttatattttttcttcaattagatAACGTGTTATTATGTCCTGAACTCGTTTTTTTAATCAACTACctgacataaaaaatttaaaataattttaatagattgaaattaattagtgattttctttttcaatagattatatttcaaaataaaacttaagAATGAAAGCTACAGGTTATTCCTTTGTTCCTCTCATTGACATTTACCAACGATCCATGAGTAAAACGAAACAGTGTTCAAAGACCATAGATATCCTAGCGAATTCAATAGAaccaaacaaatttaaacattaGACGATAACCAGCTTCAAGGCTGTAGTGAATTTGGAGCAAATGCTGCTGACAATTCATTCTAATTTGTAACCAGGTGTTAATGGTTCATATATACAAGCACCCAACAGAGTAAATTAAACAACATTAGTGGATTTAGCAGTACTCATATTTACAGTTTAAAAGTTTCAAACAACTAAGTGAACAGAAAATTCAAATAGTATTGAAAGCAATATCCACTGAAGGTATATACATGATGCATCCATACTCAACTAGAATGTGTCTTCTGCCTTTAGGAAATTATAATATTCAAGTTGGGTCATCTCTCCACCGCTCGAGGAGTCAAACTGACATCGATAGAAGCTGCATCATCAATTTCAATAGTTACACTTACCATTCACACGAAAAACACCATGCCAGAAAACAAGGAACTAATGCCCCCACATTTAAACCATTTTATACACTTGTTTTCCGATATAATGTTCTCCAAAACATGCATCCTTTCATCATTTGCATGAGATGAAAAtactaaaacaacaaaataacgaTGCAGCAAGCCGTCTGGTTTCAAAATTCAAAGAAGGGTCTTAACCTTGATTGAAcctttaaatatgaaaaataacgACACACCACCCACTTTAGGACTGTAAAAACCTATCTGATTTTTTCCGTTTTCTAGACTACCATAAGCACAAAACCTGAATGAAGCCACCAATATTcgttaattttagaaaaacaagGTGTACACATAAATAGAAGTTTAATGCAGTGATATGAAGTAGGCTCTAGAATCTAATCCTAAAATCAATCATTATTCCATCATACCCAATCTCTAATATCTCTTAAGCAACATCCCTCACCcatttcaaaaaacaaaacaaaaaatggcAGAGCATGACAAACTTAAGAGAGCACGAATGCCCTACTGACATACCTGCCATCCATGCCTAGTATTACAATTGTATTCTTTTGATGGCCAAATGCCACAATATACTGCAAACCTTCTTGCAAGCGAAATTGAGCCACGGACCACTCCGAGCTAAAATACTTAGGTAGCACACCTGTAAAAACAGACAAAATTATATCATCACAAGCAATAAAGTTCATCAcacaattaataatttcatgACTGAATGAACCTTGGTAATGTTAAAATGAACAAGGTTCTAAAATACAGTCTACAGCCTCAATTGCAGTTGCATCAGCTGCATTTGTAAGCAACGTCAGGATTATAAAAAAACTGCAGCTGCAACTATTGTTGTTCTAGTTCTTTCACAATCACTAACCATGACACTAAATTTCCAgaaaacattattcaaaaaaaattcatggCGCACAAACCTTTAAtaaatgaaagagatgaaacaGCAGTAGGGTTAGCAGGATTAGTCTCGGAAGTACTGTTCGATCTGTCATGCCCCATCAGTCCAGAATCAACCTTCAGGTTGAAAACATGAACGGTACCCTTGTCACTTGAAACAGCAAGCCACTGTGCAGTAGGAGAGAATGCAAGGCTGTATATCTCTGCTCGGTCTGCACCCCTCCTTACCTGAAAATAATCACCCACAGATTCCCATTCAAACCTCCAAATCACTTTGATCTCATCACTAACATCtcaaaacattaaatgcaaTTTATTTCTCAGTTACTAAGCACGCATTTAGCTCCGACTATGCTAACCTATTTGAGCAAATCAATTCCACTCAATTCCTCTTCTTTTAATCCTAGAGAAAGTTACTTGAAAGACATTACCCTGACACCCTTTATTGTATATTGAGTACAAACTAAAGAAACCAAAATGGCGccaatgtaatttatttaatttttatttaatatttcattcatACACAAAGGAAAATACTTGAATGCAATTTCTTACTGCTTTTCCAATAAAAATGTGAGTTTCACTTATATAACCCAAATTGAAAAGCTTTCCGACATAAATTACCAAAAGTAAAACTCTAATTCTATTAATAATACTAACAACACATAAGATTTatccttgaaaaaaaaaaaagaaagaggaaatgaCATTGAATTCACCTCTTGGAGCAATGAACCGTCGAGGGTATTGAAGAGCCTAATGAGGGTGCCCTTGGAGCTAGCGGTGGCGAGCAATCTGCCATCATGTGTGAGAGAAAAACAAGCAATTCGGGAATCGTGCGCCATGATGAACTTGGTTCTCTTGGAGGCGTAGTGCTCAACCCTAACCTGCCCCTTCTGCAACCCGGGGCAGACTAGGACCATGGTGGCCGAAACGTGGGAGAGGTCGCAGAGGCCCTTAGGGTTCGCGATGGTCTCAATTTGGTGCAGCACCTTGAGATCGGAAAAGTTGTACACAAAGATCTTGTGCGCCAAGACCACCACGATGCGGTCGCGCCGGAGCCGGACGCCCTTCACCTCGGAGCGGAAAGATAGCTCGCCGATGCAGCGGGACTGGTGGTCGTCCCAGATCATAACTTTGTTGGGGGGATAGCGTGGGTCGGCGCCGCCACCGACGAAGGCGAGTATGTTGCAGCGGAAGAGCATGTGGACGAGGCCAACACCGCCGCCGGGGCCGAAATCGCGGCGGAAAATCTCCCGGAAAGGGTCGCAGTTGTAGATGCGGAAGCCGCGGTCAGTGGCCGCAGCGAAGCATCCGGAATCTTGGTTGAAAGAAAGGTGGAGGAGCGTGGCGGCATGGGATTCGGGGGTTTGGGCGGCAGTGGCAGCGGATGCGGGGGTTGGCTCCTCGGAATCGAGGGCTTGCGGTGGTGTGTGGGACATTATTGGGAATGGAATCGATTCGAATATGGTAGAAATTGAAGTGTTTGATTCTGAAAGaaggttttggttttggttttgtgtggagttgaaaaatggaagaagttgAGGTAGGTCCAAATCCAATAGAAGGGAAGTTGTATTGTATTTTGtcgttttgtgttgttttggaTTGCCTTCGTGCTTTGCAAGGGATGTGTTGTGTAAACATGGATTTTCACAATCTTAactactttcttttctttctctttgtaagaaaaatattaacaacTAATATAAATACTTAATTTCATCCATAGAAAATACCAGAACTCAACTACCTCTGACGTGTATCATGCCTTCTTTAAGTTTAtgagaataaatattttccttttccatttttttaaaacaagtatactttttgtttttaagcatatgcattgtaatttaattatctcAGTACACATGGAATAATTGTTCTTATACATACACTATTCggattatagaaaaaaaaaatccaaataaaaataatgttggaTTAAATACAACATTAATGTAGGTCTCTtctttatttatcaataaaatttattaataatttttttcaacaataatttttattttaataattattgacaaaatataaattttttcatctataaatattatCAACTACATCAGATTTTGATTAGTCAATAAtacattggaaaaaaaatttattattattaacataattttgacattttaatacttattttttagtaaatataaaagtaatattgttaacaaaaagaatatttatatatttttttataccataTAACTTGTTAAAtccaaaaatttataaaatatattttatattttgtttaactatatcatttaatataatatataactggTTATaccaacatataataaaatataatttattgtttttgtacAAAGCCTCCATAGATTTAGTTTCCAAGCTAAATCAACAAACAAAAGCTAGGagtaaattaaacataatagtCCAAATATTGGGCGTGAGATACCATTCAGAATCTTCATAGatttttcatctattttcatGGTTGTagaaatagtttaattttgaattatataatttaaaaatatattttaaattatatactttaaaattgaaaaaatatattttaaattgtatacttatttaaaaaaaattaaattatatagttgaaaatgtattttcatattaaaaaatatattagaaattatGTGATTCAAAAATACCTTTTGGATTGTATAATAcggaaatatattttaaattttcaataaaaaatatacttttaaattatataactcACAATTAATTGATTAgatatatatattctctttattttttattggttatatttagtttttcattttttattttttttttccctatATTTACTttcgtgaaaaaaaaatgtaagataCTTAAGTATAACTTTAAATagaataagttattattttcttgtaaaTTATATGAGATGTTGTGTTTCATCTGGTTAGAATTGTACATACATGTGTAATTTGATAGGGAAAGACGAATATAAGTTAGTAAGGTAATATTGATGTCTGTAGTTATTGAATtaggttttataaaaatacGCTAAAATTGTTTGTACCTTCTTTTTAAGTTGGTGAC
This genomic interval from Vigna radiata var. radiata cultivar VC1973A chromosome 8, Vradiata_ver6, whole genome shotgun sequence contains the following:
- the LOC106769728 gene encoding autophagy-related protein 18a translates to MSHTPPQALDSEEPTPASAATAAQTPESHAATLLHLSFNQDSGCFAAATDRGFRIYNCDPFREIFRRDFGPGGGVGLVHMLFRCNILAFVGGGADPRYPPNKVMIWDDHQSRCIGELSFRSEVKGVRLRRDRIVVVLAHKIFVYNFSDLKVLHQIETIANPKGLCDLSHVSATMVLVCPGLQKGQVRVEHYASKRTKFIMAHDSRIACFSLTHDGRLLATASSKGTLIRLFNTLDGSLLQEVRRGADRAEIYSLAFSPTAQWLAVSSDKGTVHVFNLKVDSGLMGHDRSNSTSETNPANPTAVSSLSFIKGVLPKYFSSEWSVAQFRLQEGLQYIVAFGHQKNTIVILGMDGSFYRCQFDSSSGGEMTQLEYYNFLKAEDTF